A single genomic interval of Mycolicibacterium sp. MU0053 harbors:
- a CDS encoding LLM class flavin-dependent oxidoreductase, producing MSVPLSILDLVPIPEGSTARGAIAASTASARLAEQLGYRRLWFAEHHNTPNLAASATALLISQAASVTERIRVGSGGVMLPNHAPLMVAEQYGTLANIHGDRIDLGLGRAPGTDMMTAQALGRSSAEPPAFAQSIYDLQGWFSNTGTAHSSPIVSAVSAGTEVPIWVLGSTVNGASIAGQLGLPFSVASHFAPDQLDAAIRTYREVFSTEAPTAQIDKPYVMAGINVMVADTDEEAQRQFTVLEQMFLDIQRNRRRKIQPPVDPEALAAQGGRDQPMLRIKAVGSPETVTTQLREFVERTGADELITVTYAFDPAVRDRSLELLAKCWF from the coding sequence TTGTCTGTGCCCTTGAGCATTCTCGATCTGGTCCCCATCCCCGAGGGTTCCACCGCCCGCGGCGCGATCGCAGCCTCGACGGCATCGGCACGTCTCGCTGAGCAGCTGGGCTATCGCCGGTTGTGGTTCGCCGAGCACCACAACACCCCGAATCTCGCCGCCAGCGCCACCGCGTTGCTGATCTCGCAGGCCGCCTCGGTGACCGAGCGGATCCGCGTCGGCTCCGGCGGGGTGATGCTGCCCAACCACGCTCCGCTGATGGTGGCCGAGCAGTACGGGACCCTGGCCAACATCCATGGCGACCGGATCGATCTGGGTCTGGGGCGCGCTCCGGGCACGGACATGATGACCGCGCAGGCGCTGGGCCGCTCGTCGGCCGAGCCGCCGGCCTTCGCCCAGAGCATCTACGACCTGCAGGGCTGGTTCAGCAACACCGGCACCGCGCACAGCTCGCCGATTGTGTCCGCGGTGTCCGCCGGGACCGAGGTGCCCATCTGGGTGCTCGGATCGACGGTTAACGGCGCTTCCATCGCCGGCCAATTGGGCCTGCCGTTCTCGGTCGCGTCGCACTTCGCACCGGACCAGCTCGACGCGGCCATCCGCACCTACCGCGAGGTGTTCTCCACCGAAGCCCCCACCGCGCAGATCGACAAGCCCTACGTGATGGCGGGCATCAACGTCATGGTCGCCGACACCGACGAGGAAGCACAGCGCCAGTTCACGGTCCTCGAGCAGATGTTCCTCGACATCCAGCGCAACCGGCGCCGCAAAATCCAACCGCCGGTGGATCCGGAGGCCCTCGCCGCCCAGGGCGGACGGGACCAACCGATGCTGCGGATCAAGGCGGTGGGTTCCCCGGAAACCGTGACGACGCAGCTGCGGGAGTTCGTGGAACGCACGGGTGCCGACGAACTCATCACCGTCACCTACGCGTTCGACCCGGCCGTCCGGGACCGCTCGCTGGAGTTGCTCGCCAAGTGCTGGTTCTGA